One genomic segment of Scophthalmus maximus strain ysfricsl-2021 chromosome 3, ASM2237912v1, whole genome shotgun sequence includes these proteins:
- the opn7d gene encoding opsin 7, group member d — translation MGNASDTSAVFVSTISKEHDFLMGSLYSVFCLLSLVGNCVLLLVAHHKRSTLKPAEFFIINLSISDLGMTLSLFPLAIPSAFSHRWLFGEVACQLYAMCGVLFGLCSLTNLTALSSVCCMKVCFPNHGNKFSSSHARLLVVGVWCYASVFAVGPLAQWGRYSAEPYGTACCIDWHAPNHELSALSYIVCLFVFCYALPCAVIFLSYTFILLTVRGSRQAVQQHVSPQTKTTNAHALIVKLSVAVCIGFLGAWTPYAAVSMWAAFGDATRVPPAAFALAAIFAKSSTIYNPVVYLLCKPNFRECLYRDTSTLRQRIYRGSPQSEPRERFGSNSQHKADVGVSNGQHDGYGACLHCTENTALRHVTPAQRTACILTGSTYTEVTVSQLSAEPQAGFL, via the exons ATGGGAAACGCGTCAGACACGtctgctgtgtttgtctccaCCATCTCCAAGGAGCACGACTTCCTCATGGGTTCACTGTACAGCGTCTTCT GTTTACTGTCCCTCGTGGGAAACTGCGTCCTGCTACTTGTTGCACATCACAAGCGCTCGACCTTGAAGCCGGCAGAGTTCTTCATCATCAATCTCTCCATCAGTGACCTTGGGATGACGCTCTCGTTGTTCCCTCTGGCGATTCCTTCAGCGTTTTCACACAG GTGGCTGTTTGGAGAGGTCGCCTGTCAGCTCTACGCCATGTGTGGAGTCCTGTTCGGTCTCTGCAGCCTGACCAACCTCACCGccctctcctccgtctgctgCATGAAGGTCTGCTTCCCCAACCACG GTAACAAGTTCTCCTCGTCACACGCCCGCCTCCTGGTGGTGGGAGTGTGGTGTTACGCGTCAGTGTTTGCCGTGGGGCCCCTGGCTCAGTGGGGACGTTACAGCGCCGAACCTTACGGGACGGCCTGCTGCATCGACTGGCACGCGCCCAACCACGAGCTCTCGGCGTTGTCTTACATCGTCTGCCTCTTCGTCTTCTGCTATGCGCTGCCCTGCGCCGTCATCTTCCTTTCCTACACCTTCATCCTGCTGACGGTGCGAGGCTCGCGTCAGGCCGTCCAGCAGCACGTGTCACCGCAGACCAAGACCACCAACGCACACGCGCTCATCGTCAAG CTGTCGGTCGCGGTCTGTATCGGCTTCCTGGGCGCCTGGACACCGTACGCTGCCGTGTCCATGTGGGCGGCTTTCGGAGATGCCACACGAGTTCCTCCTGCCGCCTTCGCCCTGGCCGCCATATTTGCCAAGTCTTCCACCATCTACAACCCCGTGGTCTACCTGCTGTGCAAGCCCAACTTCCGGGAGTGTCTGTACAGAGACACGTCCACGTTACGGCAGAGGATCTACAGGGGGAGTCCGCAGTCGGAGCCGAGGGAACGTTTCGGATCCAACTCGCAGCACAAAGCGGACGTGGGCGTCTCCAACGGGCAGCATGACGGCTATGGGGCGTGTCTGCACTGCACGGAGAACACGGCGCTGCGTCACGTGACCCCGGCCCAGAGGACCGCCTGCATCCTGACCGGGTCCACCTACACAGAGGTGACCGTCAGCCAGCTCTCTGCCGAGCCCCAGGCTGGTTTCCTCTAG